Below is a genomic region from bacterium.
GCAGAATAGGGCATTTCGTAGGATGGTAAGGGAAACAAAGGTAAGTCCAGAAAACCTCATAATGCCATATTTTGTTGTCTCTGGAGAAAATATAAGGAAAGAGATAAAATCCCTTCCTGGTCAATTTCATTTATCTATTGATGAGCTTTTAAAAGAGATAGATGAATTGGAAAATTTGGGCATATCTGGCATTATCCTCTTTGGAATCCCAGAGAAAAAGGATAAAGAGGGAAGTGGAGCATATTCAGATTCTGGAATAATCCAAAGGGCTTGTAGGGAATTGAAAAAGAAAGTAAAGGATTTGCTTATAATAACAGATGTCTGCCTTTGTGAATATAGAGAAGATGGGCATTGTGGCATTGTTGAAGATGGTAAAATAGATAATGACAACACCATTGAGGTGTTGGCAAAGATTGCAATCTCTCAGGCAAGGGCAGGTTCAGATATGGTAGCACCCTCTGATATGATGGATGGAAGGGTAGGGGCGATAAGAAATGCTTTGGATAATGAAGGATATAAGGATATTCCTATTATGTCCTATTCGGCAAAATATAGCTCATCTTTATACTCTCCATTTAGAAATGCGGCAAATTGCGCTCCATCCTTTGGCGATAGGACAACATATCAGATGGATTATTCAAACAAATATGAGGTTTTAAGAGAGATAGAGCAAGACATTGAGGAAGGGGTAGATATTGTTATGGTAAAGCCAGCCCTTTTTTATTTGGATGTAATTTCTCTTGTAAATGAAAGATTTAATGTGCCCCTTTGTGCCTTCTCTGTCTCTGGAGAATATGCTATGATAAAGACAGCATCTCAAGGTGGATTTATTGATGAAAAAAGGGTTGTTGATGAAGCATTAACATCTATAAAGAGGGCTGGTGCTAACATAATAATTACATATTTTGCCAAAGAATATGCAAAAAACCTTGTTAGCAAAATAAGCTAAATTACAAATCCAAAAGCTTGTTGAAAAATATCAAAGGCTAGCAGAAGAAGGCTAAAGAAATCAGAATAATTGAGTAATAAAAAAATCGTATGTGTTTATACAATTGTTCCTTGACATAGGCTAGTATTTGGAATTAAAATATCTAAAAGTAAATTAAGGAGGATTATTATGGCAGAGAAAAAGACAAAACCCATTTCTACTACAAGCACCAAGCAAGAGATATTGGATGCTTACAATACACTCCTTGAGCAAATCAAGGAAAGGGCTGATGTAGAGTTAAAGCCTGATGTAAAGATTGAGGAGAAAAAGACAAAGGAGGTTATTGAGACAGCAGAATCCCTATCAATAGATGGGGTTGTAAAGGAGATTGCAACAATAAAGCTAAATATGGCAAAGGTGCTTACAGAGCTTTGCAACTGCCTTGAGGAGGAGGTTAATAAATACAGAAAAATAAAAGAGGCAATTAGTGTTAAGGAAAAGGAGCTGGAAGAGGTATATGGAATAGAAAAACAGCTAGCAACCATGGCAACACTCATAGAGGCAGGGCATCAAAAGCATAGGGAATTAGAGGCTGAAATTTCCACCAAAAGGGAGCAATTAACCCAGGAGATTGAGAAAACAAAGCAAGAAGCAGAAAGACAAAGGAGGCTAAAAGAGGAAGAATTTAAGGAGTATGAGGAACAAGAGAAGAAAAGGCAAAAGAGGGAGAGGGAAGAGTATGAATATGCCATAAAAAGGGAGCAACAAATTTATAAGGATAAGTTTGAGGAGGAGAAGGAAAGAAAAGAGAAAGAAATAAGCATTAAAAGGGAAGAGATGGAAAGGGCTTTTTCAGAAAGGGAGAAGCTAATTGCTGAAAAAGAGGAAGAGCTAAATGAATTACGCAAAAAAACAAGCCTCTTTCCCAAAGAGATAGAACAGGCTGTAGCCAAAGCCATAAAAGAAACAATAGACAAGACAAGCCTTGAGGCAAAGAATAAAGAGGAGCTATTAAAGAAGGGATTTGAGGGAGAAAAAAATGTCTTTCTTGCCAAAATTGAGGCACAGGATAAGATAATAAAGGAGCAAACCCAGGAAATAGCGAGGCTTTCACATCAACTAGAGGATGCCTACCAGAAGGTTTCCAATATCGCCATTAAATCTGTTGAAGGCCCATCATATCCTTCTCTAACAGAACAGGTGAAACGACAAGGGGCAGAAAGGTAAAATGAAAGAGGGGAGGGAGGTTAATCCTAATATCCATTTTGGGAAACCTTGTGTAGCTAATACACGAATTCCTGTGCAAAATGTGCTTGAATTAGTTAGAAAGGACATCTCTTTTGAGCAAGATTATTATCCCAATTTGCAAG
It encodes:
- the hemB gene encoding porphobilinogen synthase, with the translated sequence MYFPQTRLRRLRQNRAFRRMVRETKVSPENLIMPYFVVSGENIRKEIKSLPGQFHLSIDELLKEIDELENLGISGIILFGIPEKKDKEGSGAYSDSGIIQRACRELKKKVKDLLIITDVCLCEYREDGHCGIVEDGKIDNDNTIEVLAKIAISQARAGSDMVAPSDMMDGRVGAIRNALDNEGYKDIPIMSYSAKYSSSLYSPFRNAANCAPSFGDRTTYQMDYSNKYEVLREIEQDIEEGVDIVMVKPALFYLDVISLVNERFNVPLCAFSVSGEYAMIKTASQGGFIDEKRVVDEALTSIKRAGANIIITYFAKEYAKNLVSKIS
- a CDS encoding DUF433 domain-containing protein gives rise to the protein MKEGREVNPNIHFGKPCVANTRIPVQNVLELVRKDISFEQDYYPNLQVEDIRAYIVEPGDTDLGNLKGSNYYGK